Proteins co-encoded in one Chrysiogenia bacterium genomic window:
- the uvrC gene encoding excinuclease ABC subunit UvrC produces the protein MLNDTPQDSTKERLEALAAYAAELPTDPGVYLMRGPRGEVLYVGKAKNLRARVRTYFGPKHDGRVHITYLLRRVEKVDVVVTQTEKEAVILENTLIKKHKPRYNIIFRDDKTYLHVKLSVQDEWPRIYKVRRPTKDGSKLFGPYASAYSLKETLETLQRVFPLRTCSDHELRNRTRPCIEFEIGRCLAPCVGKVSHEDYGELVRQVELYLSGRREELMRRLKAEMHEASDRQEYELAAQMRDRLRAIEDTLERQEVVSNDDIDQDVIATQDMGHELWIQILFVRGGNVLETHGYALARQGFELPEILSQFLVQYYSDERHPVPQEVLVPCAIEDEEPIREVLEERRGGRVQIVRPQRGHRSALVAMAKKNAQEAVALRYEASERQERVLRQLQKDLDLPRLPRRIECFDISHMQGGNTAASMVTFVNGEPEKRLYKKFEVRGVNPGDDYAAMSHVIARRYRRAIPESPEEEVSEKDALPDLIMVDGGKGQLRMLEEVLGALGITKLENAPARISLAKSRVQGAGNKQAEFGRSDERVFVPGRSEPIVLQQDTAPLHLLAHLRDESHRFAITYHRKLRAKAKFRSALDDIEGIGKKRRTELLKHFGSTSAVKTATLEELEAAPGMNKRVAREVWCHFHGPLPETAAEPEKDNKEA, from the coding sequence ATGCTGAACGACACACCACAGGATAGCACGAAAGAGCGCCTGGAGGCACTGGCAGCCTACGCCGCGGAGCTTCCCACCGACCCGGGGGTCTACCTGATGAGGGGCCCGCGTGGTGAGGTGCTGTACGTCGGAAAGGCCAAGAACCTGCGAGCGCGGGTCCGGACCTATTTTGGGCCCAAACATGATGGCAGAGTGCACATCACCTACCTTTTGCGTCGCGTCGAAAAAGTCGACGTTGTTGTCACCCAGACTGAAAAAGAAGCGGTGATTCTTGAGAACACCCTGATCAAGAAGCACAAGCCCCGCTACAACATCATCTTCCGTGACGACAAGACCTACCTGCACGTCAAGCTCTCGGTGCAGGATGAATGGCCCCGCATCTACAAGGTGCGCCGCCCGACCAAGGACGGCTCGAAGCTCTTCGGCCCCTACGCCTCGGCCTACTCACTCAAGGAAACCCTCGAAACGCTGCAGCGCGTCTTTCCGCTGCGCACGTGCAGCGATCACGAACTGCGCAACCGCACGCGCCCGTGCATCGAGTTCGAGATCGGCCGCTGCCTGGCGCCCTGCGTGGGGAAGGTCAGCCACGAAGACTACGGTGAGCTGGTGCGGCAGGTGGAACTCTATCTCTCGGGACGCCGCGAGGAACTCATGCGCCGGCTCAAGGCGGAGATGCACGAAGCCTCCGACCGGCAGGAATACGAGCTCGCCGCGCAGATGCGCGACCGGTTGCGCGCGATCGAGGACACGCTCGAGCGACAGGAAGTCGTGAGCAACGACGACATCGACCAGGACGTCATCGCCACCCAGGACATGGGGCACGAACTGTGGATCCAGATTCTCTTCGTGCGAGGCGGCAACGTGCTCGAAACGCACGGCTACGCACTTGCGCGACAGGGCTTCGAGCTTCCCGAGATTCTCTCGCAATTTCTCGTCCAGTACTACTCGGACGAGCGCCACCCCGTGCCGCAGGAAGTGCTCGTGCCCTGCGCCATCGAGGATGAAGAGCCCATCCGCGAAGTGCTCGAAGAGCGCCGCGGCGGACGGGTGCAGATCGTTCGTCCCCAGCGCGGCCACCGCAGCGCGCTGGTGGCCATGGCGAAAAAAAACGCGCAGGAAGCAGTCGCCCTTCGCTACGAGGCCTCGGAGCGGCAGGAGCGCGTGCTGCGCCAGCTTCAAAAAGACCTCGACCTGCCGCGCCTTCCCCGGCGGATTGAATGCTTCGACATCTCCCACATGCAGGGCGGCAACACCGCGGCATCGATGGTGACCTTTGTAAACGGTGAGCCCGAAAAGCGGCTCTACAAGAAATTCGAAGTGCGCGGGGTCAATCCCGGTGACGACTACGCCGCCATGAGCCACGTCATCGCGCGGCGCTACCGCAGGGCGATTCCCGAAAGCCCGGAGGAAGAAGTTTCCGAGAAAGACGCGCTGCCCGACCTCATCATGGTCGACGGCGGCAAGGGCCAGCTCCGCATGCTCGAAGAAGTGCTGGGCGCGCTGGGTATCACGAAACTCGAAAACGCCCCGGCGCGCATCTCGCTGGCCAAGTCCCGTGTGCAGGGGGCCGGCAACAAGCAGGCCGAGTTCGGGCGCTCCGACGAGCGCGTCTTCGTGCCCGGACGCAGCGAGCCCATCGTGCTTCAGCAGGACACGGCGCCGCTGCACCTGCTCGCCCACCTGCGCGACGAATCCCATCGGTTTGCCATCACCTATCACCGCAAGCTGCGTGCCAAGGCGAAGTTTCGCAGCGCCCTGGACGACATCGAAGGAATCGGCAAAAAGCGACGAACCGAACTGCTCAAACATTTCGGCAGCACCAGCGCGGTAAAAACGGCTACATTGGAAGAACTCGAGGCCGCCCCGGGTATGAACAAACGCGTGGCCCGCGAGGTGTGGTGCCACTTCCACGGCCCCTTGCCGGAGACGGCAGCCGAACCTGAAAAGGACAACAAAGAGGCGTGA
- a CDS encoding flippase-like domain-containing protein, with protein MSEHDPIHLLEELQVEETARPAWQRHLQTLVVIIVAALLLWWCFSQVELEKMLAELERANIPLFIAAVSCGHISLYLVQMFAVYASLRAVGFSGKLRPFFLATSALQLPGAVQVHLASAGLVAYNKRRHGLPIASTAAAAMFVYFSDASIFALAIGAAGRAVGGPYATYLPVFGAGLIAMQLFAVAYLRGRFDFILPRFAIKPREWGLLRPLTQITAKTWGRLVAMRLLVFAAMALPSAVGLRAFGVDVPIGFLAAAIPLGQFLGNVPVAFGGFGTTQAVMLKFLGPYGTREAILAWSLCWTVGLILCRATQGALFFKHGVNELLAKEASEPVTPGPKSESGVPIPDPAVSEE; from the coding sequence GTGAGCGAACACGACCCGATCCACCTGCTCGAAGAACTGCAGGTAGAAGAGACCGCGCGCCCGGCATGGCAGCGGCACCTGCAGACGCTGGTGGTGATCATCGTGGCGGCGCTTCTGCTGTGGTGGTGTTTTTCCCAGGTGGAACTGGAGAAGATGCTTGCCGAACTCGAGCGCGCCAACATCCCGCTCTTTATTGCGGCGGTGAGCTGCGGTCACATCTCGCTGTATCTCGTGCAGATGTTTGCGGTCTATGCCTCGCTTCGCGCGGTGGGATTCTCGGGCAAACTGCGACCTTTCTTTCTTGCCACCAGTGCGCTGCAGCTTCCGGGCGCAGTGCAGGTCCATCTGGCGAGTGCGGGGCTTGTTGCCTACAACAAACGTCGCCACGGCCTGCCCATCGCAAGCACCGCGGCCGCGGCGATGTTCGTCTACTTCTCGGACGCGAGTATCTTTGCCCTCGCCATCGGCGCTGCCGGGCGGGCGGTCGGTGGGCCCTACGCGACCTACCTGCCGGTCTTCGGTGCGGGGCTGATCGCGATGCAGCTTTTTGCCGTCGCGTATTTGCGCGGGCGTTTCGATTTCATCCTGCCACGCTTTGCGATCAAACCACGCGAGTGGGGACTGCTTCGCCCGCTGACGCAGATCACGGCGAAAACCTGGGGGCGCCTCGTCGCGATGCGCCTGCTGGTGTTTGCAGCGATGGCGCTGCCCAGTGCGGTCGGGCTGCGCGCTTTCGGGGTGGACGTGCCCATCGGGTTTCTTGCCGCAGCCATTCCGCTCGGCCAGTTTTTGGGAAATGTCCCGGTTGCCTTCGGCGGCTTCGGGACGACCCAGGCGGTGATGCTCAAATTCCTTGGGCCCTACGGAACACGCGAGGCGATTCTGGCCTGGAGCCTGTGCTGGACCGTGGGGCTGATCCTTTGCCGGGCAACGCAGGGGGCGCTGTTCTTCAAGCACGGCGTCAACGAGTTGCTGGCCAAGGAGGCCTCCGAGCCCGTCACCCCGGGGCCGAAGTCCGAATCGGGCGTCCCGATTCCGGACCCGGCGGTGAGCGAGGAATAG